A window of Littorina saxatilis isolate snail1 linkage group LG7, US_GU_Lsax_2.0, whole genome shotgun sequence contains these coding sequences:
- the LOC138971292 gene encoding uncharacterized protein, with the protein MGNSEPLPPWGIAVIVIVAVLVIAALICLLTKRSKAHRSAAFASEKNKHTDHQDPVGIYRIHINDGFELREFPNDRDTEDQFSTFNVKHTRSSPKFDKIQRKGRQETSNEYDEPWPDLFGGPSRALSPTGISEGRKVSNGASHDGYETASISGQLPEQMYENVVTDGARMTEAEFYTTVARRFNSSTKVRSPTDRHRGYCTDSRAVGPYQEQHSLNLPTRSYKNPIFCDDAQPYAVTGILLPLFKDESLPNEYDVLGAKEASKNSRAVPEKHYDHAYSSEKEYSTIDREREQRGSDQQNVMATNIYAHLQTPKD; encoded by the exons ATGGGCAACAGTGAACCCCTTCCACCATGGGGCATTGCTGTGATCGTCATTGTTGCTGTTTTGGTCATTGCCGCTCTAATCTGCTTACTAACAAAACGATCAAAAG CCCATCGGAGTGCAGCTTTCGCCTCAGAAAAGAACAAGCATACTGATCACCAAGATCCAGTCGGAATATACCGTATTCACATCAACGATGGCTTTGAACTAAGAGAATTTCCAAACGATCGTGACACAGAAGATCAGTTCAGCACGTTCAACGTAAAACACACCAGATCTTCGCCAAAGTTTGACAAGATCCAGCGAAAGGGAAGACAAGAAACGTCCAACGAATATGACGAACCGTGGCCAGACCTTTTTGGTGGTCCCAGTCGAGCGTTATCCCCTACAGGAATTTCAGAAGGGAgaaaagtcagcaacggagcctcACACGATGGTTATGAGACGGCGTCAATATCAGGCCAGCTTCCAGAACAAATGTATGAAAATGTGGTTACAGATGGCGCACGGATGACAGAAGCTGAGTTTTACACGACAGTGGCTAGGCGCTTTAACTCTTCGACAAAGGTTCGTTCTCCAACTGATCGGCACAGGGGCTACTGTACTGACTCAAGAGCTGTAGGCCCCTACCAAGAACAACACTCACTGAACTTACCAACGAGAAGTTATAAGAATCCGATCTTTTGTGACGATGCCCAACCGTATGCTGTGACAGGCATTCTGCTGCCCCTATTCAAAGACGAGTCTCTTCCAAACGAGTACGACGTGCTAGGAGCGAAAGAAGCTTCCAAGAACAGTCGCGCCGTCCCCGAGAAACATTACGATCACGCTTACAGCTCGGAAAAAGAGTACTCGACTATTGATCGGGAGCGGGAGCAGAGGGGTTCAGACCAGCAGAATGTGATGGCGACTAACATCTATGCTCATCTGCAGACTCCAAAAGACTGA
- the LOC138971293 gene encoding MAM and LDL-receptor class A domain-containing protein 2-like isoform X3 → MPTSVTVVCLLLFLSEGVHGSQDISCNYKVDMCQWNSDENTTLQWIRNDNSFWELSIEDYHLELNMDNAKVNNTGRLLSPQLQGSFNQTCQLRFIYSLENQTACQLSVWLRTQTDVPILLTTLVDTNTFDKSPYIDVPCTAESYQIIIEGKKVSNERCGTAFNKLGLYNLEYIIHQMTDGKRYSMGDNGQHSDDSK, encoded by the exons ATGCCGACTTCCGTCACTGTCGTGTGCCTGCTCCTGTTTTTAAGTGAAGGCGTACACGGATCACAAGACA TATCTTGCAACTATAAAGTCGACATGTGTCAGTGGAACAGTGATGAAAATACAACACTTCAGTGGATACGGAATGACAATAGTTTCTGGGAATTGAGCA TTGAAGACTATCATTTGGAATTGAATATGGACAACGCAAAGGTCAACAACACGGGCAGACTGCTGAGTCCCCAGCTGCAAGGTTCCTTCAACCAGACATGTCAACTGAGGTTCATCTATTCTCTGGAGAACCAGACCGCGTGTCAGCTATCAGTGTGGCTGAGAACCCAAACCGACGTGCCCATCTTGTTGACAACTCTTGTTGATACTAACACATTTGACAAGTCGCCATATATCGATGTTCCTTGTACAGCAGAGTCTTACCAG ATAATAATCGAAGGGAAAAAGGTGTCAAATGAACGTTGCGGCACAGCCTTCAACAAGCTTGGCCTTTACAACCTAGAGTACATAATACATCAGATGACGGATGGAAAGAGATATAGCATGGGAGATAACGGACAACATTCAGACGATAGTAAGTAG
- the LOC138971293 gene encoding MAM and LDL-receptor class A domain-containing protein 2-like isoform X2 has protein sequence MRIQMLYIFKANLTPNSMPTSVTVVCLLLFLSEGVHGSQDISCNYKVDMCQWNSDENTTLQWIRNDNSFWELSNYHLELNMDNAKVNNTGRLLSPQLQGSFNQTCQLRFIYSLENQTACQLSVWLRTQTDVPILLTTLVDTNTFDKSPYIDVPCTAESYQIIIEGKKVSNERCGTAFNKLGLYNLEYIIHQMTDGKRYSMGDNGQHSDDSK, from the exons ATGAGGATCCAAATGTTGTATATCTTCAAGG CCAACTTGACCCCAAACAGCATGCCGACTTCCGTCACTGTCGTGTGCCTGCTCCTGTTTTTAAGTGAAGGCGTACACGGATCACAAGACA TATCTTGCAACTATAAAGTCGACATGTGTCAGTGGAACAGTGATGAAAATACAACACTTCAGTGGATACGGAATGACAATAGTTTCTGGGAATTGAGCA ACTATCATTTGGAATTGAATATGGACAACGCAAAGGTCAACAACACGGGCAGACTGCTGAGTCCCCAGCTGCAAGGTTCCTTCAACCAGACATGTCAACTGAGGTTCATCTATTCTCTGGAGAACCAGACCGCGTGTCAGCTATCAGTGTGGCTGAGAACCCAAACCGACGTGCCCATCTTGTTGACAACTCTTGTTGATACTAACACATTTGACAAGTCGCCATATATCGATGTTCCTTGTACAGCAGAGTCTTACCAG ATAATAATCGAAGGGAAAAAGGTGTCAAATGAACGTTGCGGCACAGCCTTCAACAAGCTTGGCCTTTACAACCTAGAGTACATAATACATCAGATGACGGATGGAAAGAGATATAGCATGGGAGATAACGGACAACATTCAGACGATAGTAAGTAG
- the LOC138970181 gene encoding uncharacterized protein, translated as MIYILLGVYVNTIHLFETVEADEPLPDLSKWAFAGIVIVVYTVVIAVVISFIFLLRRFIRGRRKTNTNQNKSDQVFCSVSNSKQHVQSPPASGSNDVNHYSTPDDKQIQDQTGGYATPAEPASPYAVTGASPYEEAGVSRKGKQPGHVSSLNQEYNRLGYNPAFKTKGELPQNHYDHANTETGAYSTVHAEARKQDQLREMAAVQYSHLQRNDDVI; from the exons ATGATATATATATTGCTCGGTGTGTATGTTAATACTATTCATCTTTTCGAAACAGTTGAAGCAGACGAACCCTTGCCGGATCTGTCCAAGTGGGCTTTCGCCGGCATCGTCATCGTAGTCTACACTGTCGTAATCGCTGTGGTCATCTCCTTCATTTTCCTGCTGAGGAGGTTCATTCGTGGACGGAGGAAGACCAACACGAATCAGAACAAGAGCGATCAAGTCTTCTGCAGCGTTTCAAACTCAAAACAACATGT GCAATCTCCACCAGCTTCTGGTTCTAATGATGTCAACCATTACTCTACCCCAGATGATAAACAAATACAAG ACCAAACCGGCGGTTACGCGACTCCAGCGGAACCAGCATCACCCTACGCCGTGACAGGAGCCTCGCCTTACGAAGAAGCCGGTGTCAGCAGAAAAGGAAAACAACCGGGCCATGTTTCTTCTTTAAACCAGGAGTATAACAGGCTGGGCTACAACCCCGCATTCAAGACGAAAGGCGAGTTGCCTCAGAACCACTACGACCACGCCAACACCGAGACTGGAGCGTACAGCACTGTGCACGCTGAGGCGAGGAAACAGGACCAGCTGAGAGAGATGGCGGCGGTTCAGTACAGTCATCTGCAGCGAAATGACGACGTCATATAG
- the LOC138971293 gene encoding MAM and LDL-receptor class A domain-containing protein 2-like isoform X1, with protein MRIQMLYIFKANLTPNSMPTSVTVVCLLLFLSEGVHGSQDISCNYKVDMCQWNSDENTTLQWIRNDNSFWELSIEDYHLELNMDNAKVNNTGRLLSPQLQGSFNQTCQLRFIYSLENQTACQLSVWLRTQTDVPILLTTLVDTNTFDKSPYIDVPCTAESYQIIIEGKKVSNERCGTAFNKLGLYNLEYIIHQMTDGKRYSMGDNGQHSDDSK; from the exons ATGAGGATCCAAATGTTGTATATCTTCAAGG CCAACTTGACCCCAAACAGCATGCCGACTTCCGTCACTGTCGTGTGCCTGCTCCTGTTTTTAAGTGAAGGCGTACACGGATCACAAGACA TATCTTGCAACTATAAAGTCGACATGTGTCAGTGGAACAGTGATGAAAATACAACACTTCAGTGGATACGGAATGACAATAGTTTCTGGGAATTGAGCA TTGAAGACTATCATTTGGAATTGAATATGGACAACGCAAAGGTCAACAACACGGGCAGACTGCTGAGTCCCCAGCTGCAAGGTTCCTTCAACCAGACATGTCAACTGAGGTTCATCTATTCTCTGGAGAACCAGACCGCGTGTCAGCTATCAGTGTGGCTGAGAACCCAAACCGACGTGCCCATCTTGTTGACAACTCTTGTTGATACTAACACATTTGACAAGTCGCCATATATCGATGTTCCTTGTACAGCAGAGTCTTACCAG ATAATAATCGAAGGGAAAAAGGTGTCAAATGAACGTTGCGGCACAGCCTTCAACAAGCTTGGCCTTTACAACCTAGAGTACATAATACATCAGATGACGGATGGAAAGAGATATAGCATGGGAGATAACGGACAACATTCAGACGATAGTAAGTAG